In a single window of the Rhodamnia argentea isolate NSW1041297 chromosome 2, ASM2092103v1, whole genome shotgun sequence genome:
- the LOC115729933 gene encoding probable LRR receptor-like serine/threonine-protein kinase At3g47570 — MAGSLTYMNLSWNHLNGVLPMEIGNFKHLDMLDVSGNILEGEIPSSLGNCDGLTVLRLQDNLFHGSIPQPLSSLRSVEELDLSNNNFYGQIPKFVEALKYLEKLNLFYNHLEGALPTQGVFKNVSATFVAGNEKLCGGMPEFELPKCVSRNSKRRGEARKLKLTVAIIFGLLGITLIVTFLYLCWLKQKGNEPVSSSLDDSLLNLSYGTLLKVTNGFSLTNLIGSGSFGFVYKGTLQENGNAIAVKVLNLTRHGALKSFKAECETLKHIKHRNLLKILTVCSSTDYKGNLFKALVYEFMVNGSLEEWLHPNPASNDVHGHLKTLNLIQRVNISIDVASALDYLHNQCESPIIHCDLKPSNVLLDADMVGHVGDFGLAKIVLESTSDTRANLSSAGLRGTVGYAAPEYANGSQVSRKGDVYNYGVLLLEMFTGLCPTSEMFRDNLNLHNYVAEALPQRAMEITDPVLLHERGESHNSNEGSRHERSHIFQECLETVYRIGLACSMEEPRRRMSFDNVTAQLHSIRKKLFAASLLG; from the exons ATGGCAGGGAGCCTAACGTACATGAATTTGTCTTGGAACCATTTGAATGGAGTCCTTCCGATGGAAATTGGGAACTTCAAACATTTGGACATGTTGGATGTCTCCGGAAATATTCTAGAAGGTGAAATCCCAAGCAGTCTAGGCAATTGTGATGGACTCACAGTACTAAGGTTGCAAGATAACCTCTTCCATGGGTCCATTCCTCAACCACTCAGCTCATTAAGAAGCGTTGAGGAATTGGATCTTTCCAACAACAATTTCTATGGACAAATTCCAAAGTTCGTAGAGGCATTGAAGTATTTGGAAAAGCTGAATTTATTTTACAATCATTTGGAAGGCGCGCTACCAACTCAAGGAGTTTTCAAGAATGTGAGTGCGACTTTTGTTGCTGGAAATGAAAAGCTCTGTGGAGGAATGCCTGAATTTGAGCTCCCTAAGTGTGTGTCTCGGAACtccaaaagaagaggagaagccCGTAAGTTGAAACTCACCGTCGCCATCATTTTTGGTCTTCTCGGAATAACTCTCATAGTCACTTTCCTATATCTATGTTGGTTGAAGCAAAAAGGAAACGAGCCGGTTTCAAGCTCCTTAGATGATTCATTGTTAAATCTATCTTATGGAACTCTCCTAAAAGTGACAAATGGTTTTTCTTTGACTAATTTGATTGGGTCAGGAAGTTTTGGGTTTGTCTACAAAGGGACACTCCAGGAGAATGGAAATGCCATCGCGGTGAAGGTGCTTAACTTAACGCGGCATGGCGCTCTCAAGAGCTTCAAAGCTGAGTGCGAGACTTTAAAGCATATAAAACATCGAAATCTTCTGAAAATCTTGACGGTGTGCTCAAGCACTGATTATAAGGGTAATTTGTTTAAGGCTTTAGTTTACGAGTTCATGGTCAATGGTAGTCTAGAAGAGTGGTTGCACCCAAATCCAGCTTCAAATGATGTACATGGGCACTTGAAGACATTGAATCTCATCCAAAGGGTAAACATTTCTATTGATGTGGCTTCTGCATTAGATTACCTCCACAATCAATGCGAAAGCCCAATAATtcattgtgatctaaagccGAGCAATGTCCTTCTAGATGCTGACATGGTCGGGCATGTTGGTGACTTTGGGTTGGCAAAGATTGTCCTCGAATCCACGTCTGACACTAGAGCAAATCTGAGTTCTGCCGGTTTAAGAGGAACAGTTGGTTATGCCGCTCCTG AATATGCCAATGGAAGCCAGGTCTCAAGAAAAGGTGATGTGTACAATTACGGTGTTCTCTTATTAGAGATGTTCACGGGATTATGTCCCACTAGCGAAATGTTCAGAGATAATTTGAATCTTCATAATTATGTTGCTGAGGCTTTACCCCAACGAGCTATGGAGATTACCGATCCTGTGCTGCTTCACGAAAGAGGAGAGAGCCATAACAGTAACGAAGGTTCGCGTCACGAAAGAAGCCACATATTTCAGGAATGTTTGGAAACAGTATATCGTATTGGACTAGCTTGCTCTATGGAGGAGCCTAGAAGACGCATGAGCTTTGACAATGTCACAGCCCAGCTGCACTCGATCAGGAAGAAACTTTTT